From one Lycium ferocissimum isolate CSIRO_LF1 chromosome 7, AGI_CSIRO_Lferr_CH_V1, whole genome shotgun sequence genomic stretch:
- the LOC132064289 gene encoding 26S proteasome regulatory subunit 6A homolog, protein MATPMAEDSNFEDDQLHAMSTEDIIRASRLLDNEIRIIKEELQRTNLELDSFKEKIKENQEKIKLNKQLPYLVGNIVEILEMNPEEEAEEDGANIDLDSQRKGKCVVLKTSTRQTIFLPVVGLVDPDNLKPGDLVGVNKDSYLILDTLPSEYDSRVKAMEVDEKPTEDYNDIGGLEKQIQELVEAIVLPMTHQERFQKLGVRPPKGVLLYGPPGTGKTLMARACAAQTNATFLKLAGPQLVQMFIGDGAKLVRDAFQLAKEKSPCIIFIDEIDAIGTKRFDSEVSGDREVQRTMLELLNQLDGFSSDDRIKVIAATNRADILDPALMRSGRLDRKIEFPHPTEEARARILQIHSRKMNVNPDVNFEELARSTDDFNGAQLKAVCVEAGMLALRRDATEVTHEDFNEGIIQVQAKKKASLNYYA, encoded by the exons ATGGCAACACCGATGGCTGAAGATAGCAACTTCGAAGATGACCAACTTCATGCTATGTCCACTGAAGATATTATTAGGGCTTCACGCCTTCTTGACAACGAAATTCGTATCATAAAG GAAGAGTTACAGAGGACGAATCTTGAGTTGGATTCCTTCAAGGAGAAGATAAAGGAGAATCAAGAGAAAATTAAGCTCAATAAGCAACTTCCTTACTTGGTTGGCAACATTGTTGAG ATTTTGGAAATGAATCCGGAGGAAGAAGCTGAGGAGGATGGTGCAAATATTGATCTCGACTCGCAAAGGAAGGGCAAGTGTGTTGTACTGAAAACATCCACGCGTCAG ACAATTTTCTTGCCTGTTGTTGGTCTTGTTGATCCTGACAACTTGAAGCCTGGTGATCTGGTTGGAGTAAACAAAGACAGTTATTTGATATTGGATACCTTGCCATCTGAATATGATTCCCGCGTAAAGGCAATGGAAGTTGATGAAAAGCCAACTGAAGACTACAATGATATTGGGGGCTTGGAAAAacagattcaagaacttgtcgaGGCAATTGTTCTTCCTATGACGCACCAAGAACGGTTCCAGAAGTTAGGCGTTCGTCCTCCAAAGGGAGTCCTTTTGTATGGGCCTCCTGGGACTGGGAAAACCCTGATGGCCAGAGCCTGTGCTGCACAAACAAATGCTACTTTTCTTAAGCTAGCTGGACCTCAGCTTGTGCAG ATGTTCATTGGAGATGGAGCAAAACTTGTTCGTGATGCTTTCCAACTGGCAAAAGAGAAATCACCTTGCATAATTTTCATTGATGAGATTGATGCTATAGGCACAAAGCGTTTTGATAG CGAGGTTAGTGGGGATCGAGAGGTCCAAAGAACTATGTTGGAGTTACTTAATCAGCTCGATGGTTTTAGCAGCGATGATCGGATTAAG GTGATAGCAGCAACAAACAGAGCTGATATTTTGGATCCTGCTTTGATGCGATCTGGTAGATTGGATCGGAAAATTGAGTTCCCCCACCCCACAGAGGAAGCCAGGGCTCGGATCTTGCAG ATCCATTCCAGAAAAATGAATGTTAACCCAGATGTCAACTTTGAAGAATTAGCTCGATCAACAGATGATTTTAATGGGGCACAATTGAAAGCTGTATGTGTTGAGGCAGGCATGCTAGCACTCCGTCGTGATGCCACTGAG GTAACGCATGAAGACTTCAATGAAGGTATCATTCAAGTTCAAGCCAAGAAGAAAGCCAGCTTAAACTACTACGCCTAA
- the LOC132064288 gene encoding uncharacterized protein LOC132064288 isoform X1 has translation MLLPIISFCLGHVSFFFFGRRLGHISLFIELPWCHKPLLIADSTVDMEQQHHVIVEAQELEKEEVKPQKTKRVASLDIFRGLTVALMVLVDDAGGEWPMIGHAPWNGCNLADFVMPFFLFIVGMAIALALKKIPEKLVAIRKVILRTLKLLFWGLLLQGGYFHDLDKLKYGVDMNRIRFCGILQRIALAYLVVAIIEIATRQAQSKGLPTGWFSIVKLYSWQWVIGACVLVVYLGTLYGTYVPDWSFVVQNPDSVDFGKTLTVTCNVRGNLNPPCNAVGYIDRQVLGINHLYPRPAWKRSKACTKNSPYEGPFRGDAPSWCWAPFEPEGILSSISAILSTVLGVHCGHVLIHMKDHSSRLLHWVGMGLALLVFGIILHFTDAIPLNKQLYTFSYVCVTSGAAALVFSAFYILVDILNLKYLFLPLKWIGMNAMLVYVMAAGGIFAGFINGWYYEDPHNTLIYWIKKHIFIGVWHSTRVGTLLYVIFAEILFWAIVAGLFHRLGIYWKL, from the exons AtgttgttgcctataatatctTTTTGTCTTGGacatgtttctttttttttttttggtagaagGCTTGGACATATTTCTCTCTTCATTGAGTTACCTTGGTGTCATAAGCCGTTGCTGATAGCTGATAGCACAGTGGATATGGAGCAGCAGCATCATGTCATAGTTGAAGCTCAAGAATTagagaaagaagaagtaaaGCCTCAGAAGACAAAGCGAGTGGCTTCCCTTGATATTTTCAGAGGTCTCACTGTTGCA CTGATGGTCTTGGTTGATGATGCGGGAGGAGAATGGCCTATGATCGGGCATGCACCATGGAACGGTTGCAATCTTGCTGATTTTGTGATGCCATTCTTTTTGTTTATTGTGGGAATGGCCATAGCACTTGCTCTGAAG AAAATACCAGAAAAGCTAGTGGCCATCAGAAAGGTGATTCTAAGGACTCTCAAACTTCTATTTTGGGGCCTCCTTTTACAAG GAGGTTATTTCCATGATCTTGACAAGCTAAAATATGGTGTTGACATGAATAGGATAAGGTTTTGTGGCATCCTCCAG AGAATTGCTCTTGCTTACTTGGTAGTGGCAATAATAGAAATAGCAACAAGACAAGCCCAATCAAAAGGACTACCTACGGGTTGGTTCTCCATAGTCAAGTTATACTCGTGGCAATG GGTTATCGGCGCATGTGTTTTAGTAGTTTACTTGGGCACATTATACGGAACATATGTTCCTGACTGGAGTTTTGTTGTCCAGAACCCGGACAGTGTTGATTTTGGGAAGACTTTGACT gTAACTTGCAATGTGAGAGGAAATTTGAATCCTCCTTGCAATGCAGTGGGTTATATTGACAGACAAGTACTTGGAATCAATCACTTGTATCCACGTCCGGCTTGGAAGCGATCCAAG GCCTGCACTAAAAATTCCCCATATGAGGGACCTTTCAGGGGTGATGCTCCGTCATGGTGTTGGGCTCCTTTTGAACCTGAAGGAATTCTGAG CTCAATTTCTGCTATTCTCTCTACGGTCCTTGGAGTTCATTGTGGACATGTCCTCATTCATATGAAG GATCACTCATCCAGACTTTTGCATTGGGTTGGCATGGGTCTTGCTCTTTTGGTTTTTGGAATTATTCTCCACTTCACAGATG CTATTCCTTTAAATAAGCAATTATACACCTTCAGCTATGTCTGTGTAACCTCAGGAGCAGCCGCGTTAGTGTTCTCTGCTTTCTACATTCTG GTTGACATTTTGAACTTGAAGTATCTATTTCTGCCACTAAAATGGATTGGTATGAATGCCATGCTTGTTTATGTAATGGCCGCTGGAGGAATATTTGCAGGTTTCATCAACGGCTGGTATTACGAGGACCCTCATAACACACTG ATATATTGGATCAAGAAGCACATCTTCATTGGAGTGTGGCATTCAACCAGAGTCGGAACTCTTCTGTATGTCATCTTTGCTGAGATATTGTTCTGGGCTATTGTTGCTGGCCTATTTCATCGATTGGGCATATACTGGAAGCTTTAG
- the LOC132064288 gene encoding uncharacterized protein LOC132064288 isoform X3, producing the protein MVLVDDAGGEWPMIGHAPWNGCNLADFVMPFFLFIVGMAIALALKKIPEKLVAIRKVILRTLKLLFWGLLLQGGYFHDLDKLKYGVDMNRIRFCGILQRIALAYLVVAIIEIATRQAQSKGLPTGWFSIVKLYSWQWVIGACVLVVYLGTLYGTYVPDWSFVVQNPDSVDFGKTLTVTCNVRGNLNPPCNAVGYIDRQVLGINHLYPRPAWKRSKACTKNSPYEGPFRGDAPSWCWAPFEPEGILSSISAILSTVLGVHCGHVLIHMKDHSSRLLHWVGMGLALLVFGIILHFTDAIPLNKQLYTFSYVCVTSGAAALVFSAFYILVDILNLKYLFLPLKWIGMNAMLVYVMAAGGIFAGFINGWYYEDPHNTLIYWIKKHIFIGVWHSTRVGTLLYVIFAEILFWAIVAGLFHRLGIYWKL; encoded by the exons ATGGTCTTGGTTGATGATGCGGGAGGAGAATGGCCTATGATCGGGCATGCACCATGGAACGGTTGCAATCTTGCTGATTTTGTGATGCCATTCTTTTTGTTTATTGTGGGAATGGCCATAGCACTTGCTCTGAAG AAAATACCAGAAAAGCTAGTGGCCATCAGAAAGGTGATTCTAAGGACTCTCAAACTTCTATTTTGGGGCCTCCTTTTACAAG GAGGTTATTTCCATGATCTTGACAAGCTAAAATATGGTGTTGACATGAATAGGATAAGGTTTTGTGGCATCCTCCAG AGAATTGCTCTTGCTTACTTGGTAGTGGCAATAATAGAAATAGCAACAAGACAAGCCCAATCAAAAGGACTACCTACGGGTTGGTTCTCCATAGTCAAGTTATACTCGTGGCAATG GGTTATCGGCGCATGTGTTTTAGTAGTTTACTTGGGCACATTATACGGAACATATGTTCCTGACTGGAGTTTTGTTGTCCAGAACCCGGACAGTGTTGATTTTGGGAAGACTTTGACT gTAACTTGCAATGTGAGAGGAAATTTGAATCCTCCTTGCAATGCAGTGGGTTATATTGACAGACAAGTACTTGGAATCAATCACTTGTATCCACGTCCGGCTTGGAAGCGATCCAAG GCCTGCACTAAAAATTCCCCATATGAGGGACCTTTCAGGGGTGATGCTCCGTCATGGTGTTGGGCTCCTTTTGAACCTGAAGGAATTCTGAG CTCAATTTCTGCTATTCTCTCTACGGTCCTTGGAGTTCATTGTGGACATGTCCTCATTCATATGAAG GATCACTCATCCAGACTTTTGCATTGGGTTGGCATGGGTCTTGCTCTTTTGGTTTTTGGAATTATTCTCCACTTCACAGATG CTATTCCTTTAAATAAGCAATTATACACCTTCAGCTATGTCTGTGTAACCTCAGGAGCAGCCGCGTTAGTGTTCTCTGCTTTCTACATTCTG GTTGACATTTTGAACTTGAAGTATCTATTTCTGCCACTAAAATGGATTGGTATGAATGCCATGCTTGTTTATGTAATGGCCGCTGGAGGAATATTTGCAGGTTTCATCAACGGCTGGTATTACGAGGACCCTCATAACACACTG ATATATTGGATCAAGAAGCACATCTTCATTGGAGTGTGGCATTCAACCAGAGTCGGAACTCTTCTGTATGTCATCTTTGCTGAGATATTGTTCTGGGCTATTGTTGCTGGCCTATTTCATCGATTGGGCATATACTGGAAGCTTTAG
- the LOC132064288 gene encoding uncharacterized protein LOC132064288 isoform X2 → MLLPIISFCLGHISLFIELPWCHKPLLIADSTVDMEQQHHVIVEAQELEKEEVKPQKTKRVASLDIFRGLTVALMVLVDDAGGEWPMIGHAPWNGCNLADFVMPFFLFIVGMAIALALKKIPEKLVAIRKVILRTLKLLFWGLLLQGGYFHDLDKLKYGVDMNRIRFCGILQRIALAYLVVAIIEIATRQAQSKGLPTGWFSIVKLYSWQWVIGACVLVVYLGTLYGTYVPDWSFVVQNPDSVDFGKTLTVTCNVRGNLNPPCNAVGYIDRQVLGINHLYPRPAWKRSKACTKNSPYEGPFRGDAPSWCWAPFEPEGILSSISAILSTVLGVHCGHVLIHMKDHSSRLLHWVGMGLALLVFGIILHFTDAIPLNKQLYTFSYVCVTSGAAALVFSAFYILVDILNLKYLFLPLKWIGMNAMLVYVMAAGGIFAGFINGWYYEDPHNTLIYWIKKHIFIGVWHSTRVGTLLYVIFAEILFWAIVAGLFHRLGIYWKL, encoded by the exons AtgttgttgcctataatatctTTTTGT CTTGGACATATTTCTCTCTTCATTGAGTTACCTTGGTGTCATAAGCCGTTGCTGATAGCTGATAGCACAGTGGATATGGAGCAGCAGCATCATGTCATAGTTGAAGCTCAAGAATTagagaaagaagaagtaaaGCCTCAGAAGACAAAGCGAGTGGCTTCCCTTGATATTTTCAGAGGTCTCACTGTTGCA CTGATGGTCTTGGTTGATGATGCGGGAGGAGAATGGCCTATGATCGGGCATGCACCATGGAACGGTTGCAATCTTGCTGATTTTGTGATGCCATTCTTTTTGTTTATTGTGGGAATGGCCATAGCACTTGCTCTGAAG AAAATACCAGAAAAGCTAGTGGCCATCAGAAAGGTGATTCTAAGGACTCTCAAACTTCTATTTTGGGGCCTCCTTTTACAAG GAGGTTATTTCCATGATCTTGACAAGCTAAAATATGGTGTTGACATGAATAGGATAAGGTTTTGTGGCATCCTCCAG AGAATTGCTCTTGCTTACTTGGTAGTGGCAATAATAGAAATAGCAACAAGACAAGCCCAATCAAAAGGACTACCTACGGGTTGGTTCTCCATAGTCAAGTTATACTCGTGGCAATG GGTTATCGGCGCATGTGTTTTAGTAGTTTACTTGGGCACATTATACGGAACATATGTTCCTGACTGGAGTTTTGTTGTCCAGAACCCGGACAGTGTTGATTTTGGGAAGACTTTGACT gTAACTTGCAATGTGAGAGGAAATTTGAATCCTCCTTGCAATGCAGTGGGTTATATTGACAGACAAGTACTTGGAATCAATCACTTGTATCCACGTCCGGCTTGGAAGCGATCCAAG GCCTGCACTAAAAATTCCCCATATGAGGGACCTTTCAGGGGTGATGCTCCGTCATGGTGTTGGGCTCCTTTTGAACCTGAAGGAATTCTGAG CTCAATTTCTGCTATTCTCTCTACGGTCCTTGGAGTTCATTGTGGACATGTCCTCATTCATATGAAG GATCACTCATCCAGACTTTTGCATTGGGTTGGCATGGGTCTTGCTCTTTTGGTTTTTGGAATTATTCTCCACTTCACAGATG CTATTCCTTTAAATAAGCAATTATACACCTTCAGCTATGTCTGTGTAACCTCAGGAGCAGCCGCGTTAGTGTTCTCTGCTTTCTACATTCTG GTTGACATTTTGAACTTGAAGTATCTATTTCTGCCACTAAAATGGATTGGTATGAATGCCATGCTTGTTTATGTAATGGCCGCTGGAGGAATATTTGCAGGTTTCATCAACGGCTGGTATTACGAGGACCCTCATAACACACTG ATATATTGGATCAAGAAGCACATCTTCATTGGAGTGTGGCATTCAACCAGAGTCGGAACTCTTCTGTATGTCATCTTTGCTGAGATATTGTTCTGGGCTATTGTTGCTGGCCTATTTCATCGATTGGGCATATACTGGAAGCTTTAG